The Pseudomonas leptonychotis genomic sequence CGCGCTACGTTCGAAACAGGGTTTAAGGGTCGCGAGCTTTTCCAGGCTGATATCGCCGCGCAGGTTCTGGTCGCGGGTCAGGCCGAGAAACGGCGTCAGCAGGTCGTCGTGCCAGCCTTCGGCATAAGCAGCGGCGAGTTTCTGGTGGCTGGCCACGGCCAGTTGATCTTGCTCATCGCGGGGAATGGCCCAGGTCTGCGCCATCAGTTCGCAATGCTCACCCATCGACAGCCCGGTGCGCGGCTCACCATTACGCGGCAGCGACGGAGACAGATGGCGTGGGCGAATTTGCAGCAGGCTTTTGACCTTGTCGCCGGTGCTTTTGCCACGGTTGGCCTGCAGCAGAATCTGGCGCAACCCCTCATTGACGCCGATCGGCGCATCCGAAGTGGTGTCGACACCGCCGGCGATGCCGCACTCGATCTGCCCCAACGCGATCTTGTTGGCCACCAACAACGCCGCTTCCAGACCCGTGCCGCAAGCCTGTTGTAGGTCATAGGCTGGGGTTTCCGGGGCCAGTCGCGAGCCAAGCACGCATTCGCGGGTCAGGTTGAAATCGCGTGAGTGCTTGAGTACTGCGCCGGCCACCACTTCACCGAGGCGCTCACCGTGCAGGTTGAAGCGCTCGACCAGGCCATCCAGCGCGCTGATCAGCATCTCTTGGTTGCTCGCTGTGGCGTAAACGGTGTTGGAGCGGGCGAACGGAATACGGTTACCACCAACGATGGCGACGCGACGCGGCTGGGTCATGGATGACTCCTGTTCTGAGGTAGGACTGAAAATCTGTTCAACGTCTCGCGAGCTAGCGTCTTGCAAGGCGCTACGTGAGTAACCGCCTCGACGGGGGCGACGCGCAGCAGACGTTGAACAGGTTCAATGAATGGCGCACAGGCTAACCTGTCGCCGCAGTGTCGCATTGGCCGCCTTGCCGGCGCAGCAGTCTGCACGGTCAATTGCGCATTGCTGTGGTCTGCGTAGAGTAGGCGCACTTTTGATTTATGTGCAGGAGCCGCCCCATGTCCGACCGTTATCTCGCCTTTGCCAACTCCAATACCGGTCGCCGCTTGGTCGGCGCACTCGGCCTGCCCGCCCCGCTGCTGCTGGAGCGCTGGAGCGCTGGGCGCAGCCGACCGGTAGACGGCGCTTTGCTACTCGGTGGTGAAGGCAGCCTGGCCAACGCCGTACTGCCATTTGCCAACAAACTGACCGACGCCCTGTTCGCGGCCCGTGAAGCCCAGTTCGAGCTGCCACGCTGGACCGCCGAGCACGGCCCCAAACTCAAGGCGCTGGTATTTGACGCAAGCCACCTGACCCGTTTCGAGCAACTGATCGAGCTGCGCGACTTCTTCCAGCCCGCCCTCAAAGGCTTGGACACCTGCCCACGCGTGGTCATTCTCGGCCGCGCCCCGGAATCGCTGAAAGACCCGATTGCCGCCAGCGTACAGCGCTCGCTGGAAGGCTTCAGCCGCTCGCTGGGTAAGGAAATCCGTCGGGGTGGCAACGTGCAGTTGATCTACGTCGGCAAAGGCGGCGAGGCACAGCTGGAAGGCGCGCTGCGCTTCTTCCTCTCGCCCAAAAGCGCTTACATTTCAGGCCAGGTGCTACGCCTGAATGCCTGCGCCGAGCAGGTCAAGGATTGGACCCGACCACTGGCCGGCAAGAAGGCACTGGTCACTGGTGCCTCCCGTGGTATCGGTGCCGCCATCGCCGAAACCCTGGCCCGTGATGGCGCCGAGGTGGTGCTGCTGGATGTACCGCCAGCCAAAGAAGCCCTCGATGCGTTAGCCGCCCGCCTGGGTGGTCGCAGCCTGGCGCTGGACATCTGCGCCGCCGATGCGGCCGCACAGCTTATTGAAGCGCTGGCGGATGGCATCGATATCGTCGTGCACAACGCCGGCATCACCCGTGACAAAACCCTGGCGAAGATGAGCGACGCGTTCTGGAACTCGGTGATTGACGTCAACCTGAATGCGCCGCAGGTGCTGACTCAAGCGCTGCTGGACGCCGGCAAGCTGAATGACAACGGCCGCGTGGTGTTGATCGCCTCGATCAGCGGCATCGCCGGCAATATGGGCCAGACCAACTACGCAACCAGCAAAGCCGGCGTGATTGGCCTGGCTCAAGCCTGGGCGCCGACGCTGGGCAAACGCGGCATCAGCATTAACGCGGTGGCTCCGGGCTTTATCGAAACCCAGATGACTGCCGCCATCCCGCTGACCATCCGCGAAGCCGGCCGCCGTATGAACTCCATGGGTCAAGGCGGCCTGCCGCAGGACGTCGCCGAGGCTGTGGCGTGGTTCGCCCAGCCAGGCTCGGGCGCCGCCACTGCACAAGTACTGCGCGTCTGCGGGCAAAGCCTGCTGGGCGCTTGATCGTTGCCCACAACAGCCAAGGTTAGCCCCCGACACCCTGTGACATAGATGCCGTGGGAGGGGCTTTAGCCGCGACGACAACCACTGCAAGCGCGCCGCTGAAGCGCCTCCCACAGAAACATCTCGACCTTCGTAGGGTGGATGACGCTTCACCCATCCACCCATTGCCCCCTGAAGGTGGATGAAAAGAGCGTCATCCACCCTACTGCCCTGGCGCTTAATCGCCCCCGAACTGCACCCGAGCTACGGCTCTTGATCAGTGTCAGCAGATAGCAAAAGGCCCCGCAGTGCGGGGCCTTTTGTATTCAGCGCGAGCTTATGAGGAGAGGTACGACGAACGAGTCAACCCCAAACGCAGCGCGTCGAGGAACTGGGTGCGCTCGCGCGGGCTGATCTTGGCGCTGGCGACCTTGTCACGGTAGTGGTTCATCAACTCCTCCGGCGACAGGTGCACGTAACGCAGCATGTCTTCGATGGTGTCGTGGGTCTCAATACCGGCGTGGTACACGCTGCCATCGGCGTTTTGGTAGATGTTCACCGAGTCGGTGTCGCCGAACAGGTTGTGCATGTCACCGAGAATTTCCTGATAGGCGCCGACCAGGAAGATTCCCAGCAAGTAGTCCTCGCCCTCGCGCACCTCATGCACCGGCAAACTGGTTTCGATGCTCTGCTCATCCACGTACTGACGGATCTTGCCGTCAGAGTCGCAGGTCAGATCCTGCAGCACCGCACGGCGCATCGGCTCTTCGTCGAGGCGGTTGAGTGGCAGGATCGGCAACACCTGGCCGATGGCCCAGGTGTCCGGCAGGCTCTGGAACACCGAGAAGTTGCAAATGTACTTGTCGGCCAGCTTGTCGTTGAGCTCATCGAGCACCTGGCGGTGCGAACGCTGACGCGCCTTCAGCGAGTTATACAGGCGACGGCACACGGCGAAATAACACTGCTCGCCAAGGGCCTTCTCGGTCAGGCTGAGCTTGCCATCGGCATACTGGCTGGCGATGTCACTCATGTAGTGGGTGGCGCGCCAGTAGGTTTCGGTGACCATCTCGATGTCGGTCGGACCGAGCAGCTCGACCAGGTACTGCACGGTTTCCGGCAGGCTGGCCTTGTCCTCGACTACCGGCACCTCGTCGTTGTGCTTTTCCACGTCAGTGACCTGCACCACCAACATGGCGTGGTGCGCGGTCAGCGAGCGGCCGCTCTCGGAAAAAATGTGCGGGTGCGGCAGCTCCTGAGCGTCGCAGAACTCTTTCAACATGCCGACCACTACACCGGCGTAGTCGTCCATGTCGTAGTTGATCGAGCTGGCATTGCGCGAGTGGGTGCCATCGTAATCCACACCGAGACCACCACCGACGTCGATGTGATCGACCGGCAGGCCAAGGCCCCGCAGCTCGCCGTAGTAGCGAATGGCTTCTTTAAAACCGTGTTGATAGTCGGCCAGGTTGGCGATCTGCGAACCCATGTGGAAGTGCAGCAGGCGGATGCCCTGATCCAGCTTGGCCGCACGGAAGCGCTCAACCACCGACAGCAACTGCGCCGCCGACAGACCGAACTTGGACTTCTCGCCGCCGGTGTCCGCCCACTTGCTTGATGCCAGCGAAGACAAGC encodes the following:
- a CDS encoding acetyl-CoA C-acetyltransferase; this encodes MTQPRRVAIVGGNRIPFARSNTVYATASNQEMLISALDGLVERFNLHGERLGEVVAGAVLKHSRDFNLTRECVLGSRLAPETPAYDLQQACGTGLEAALLVANKIALGQIECGIAGGVDTTSDAPIGVNEGLRQILLQANRGKSTGDKVKSLLQIRPRHLSPSLPRNGEPRTGLSMGEHCELMAQTWAIPRDEQDQLAVASHQKLAAAYAEGWHDDLLTPFLGLTRDQNLRGDISLEKLATLKPCFERSARGTLTAANSTPLTDGASLVLLASEEWAKARGLPILAYWKDGEAAAVDFVGGKEGLLMAPAYAVPRLLARNNLTLQDFDYYEIHEAFAAQVLCTLKAWEDADYCKTRLGLDAPLGSIDRSKMNVKGSSLAAGHPFAATGGRIVANLAKLLSVAQEGRGLISICAAGGQGVTAILEK
- a CDS encoding 3-oxoacyl-ACP reductase, which encodes MSDRYLAFANSNTGRRLVGALGLPAPLLLERWSAGRSRPVDGALLLGGEGSLANAVLPFANKLTDALFAAREAQFELPRWTAEHGPKLKALVFDASHLTRFEQLIELRDFFQPALKGLDTCPRVVILGRAPESLKDPIAASVQRSLEGFSRSLGKEIRRGGNVQLIYVGKGGEAQLEGALRFFLSPKSAYISGQVLRLNACAEQVKDWTRPLAGKKALVTGASRGIGAAIAETLARDGAEVVLLDVPPAKEALDALAARLGGRSLALDICAADAAAQLIEALADGIDIVVHNAGITRDKTLAKMSDAFWNSVIDVNLNAPQVLTQALLDAGKLNDNGRVVLIASISGIAGNMGQTNYATSKAGVIGLAQAWAPTLGKRGISINAVAPGFIETQMTAAIPLTIREAGRRMNSMGQGGLPQDVAEAVAWFAQPGSGAATAQVLRVCGQSLLGA
- the speA gene encoding arginine decarboxylase; protein product: MSARRTRKDDGSQWTVADSRSVYGIRHWGAGYFAINDAGRVEVRPNGPDSTPFDLSAQIDELRKSGLSLPLLVRFPDILQDRVRQLTGAFDANIARLEYQSQYTALYPIKVNQQEAVVENIIATQNVSIGLEAGSKPELMAVLALSPKGGTIVCNGYKDREFIKLALMGQKLGHNVFIVIEKESEVQLVIEEAAELKVAPQIGLRVRLSSLASSKWADTGGEKSKFGLSAAQLLSVVERFRAAKLDQGIRLLHFHMGSQIANLADYQHGFKEAIRYYGELRGLGLPVDHIDVGGGLGVDYDGTHSRNASSINYDMDDYAGVVVGMLKEFCDAQELPHPHIFSESGRSLTAHHAMLVVQVTDVEKHNDEVPVVEDKASLPETVQYLVELLGPTDIEMVTETYWRATHYMSDIASQYADGKLSLTEKALGEQCYFAVCRRLYNSLKARQRSHRQVLDELNDKLADKYICNFSVFQSLPDTWAIGQVLPILPLNRLDEEPMRRAVLQDLTCDSDGKIRQYVDEQSIETSLPVHEVREGEDYLLGIFLVGAYQEILGDMHNLFGDTDSVNIYQNADGSVYHAGIETHDTIEDMLRYVHLSPEELMNHYRDKVASAKISPRERTQFLDALRLGLTRSSYLSS